DNA from Onthophagus taurus isolate NC chromosome 2, IU_Otau_3.0, whole genome shotgun sequence:
ACGATCCTGATGCAAGACTTGACGCATTTTTGATGAACAAAGTTTCCAACTACTTGGGCACCCattctattaaattaaaccTTTTCGACCCAAACACCGCTAGGAAAGGTGATGGCATCGGGGGAGGCGGCAAGAAAGGAGGTGGAATGGGAATGCTCTTAGCTGCTGGTGCTATGATGAAAGGAACCTTAATGGCTGTAGCAATGGCCGCTTTAGCAGCGTTAGCTGGAAAAGCTTTAATGACAGCGTTGATTTCTTTGATGTTATCGGCCATCATTGGATTAAAATCATTGACAAGCGGAGGAGGAAAACAAACCACGTACGAAGTCATCACCAAACCAATTTACAGCCACGGTAGCAGTCATTCCAGTTCACACGAAGATTATGGTGGACACGGCCACTCTTCCTATGGAAGAAGTTTCGATATGCCATTACCACTGGGGTTACAACCAGATTATCAACCCTACAAACCTTaatagcataaaaaaattaccagTTTTGAATTCTTCTGTGTTAGTTGTTgctttttattgtaatttattgatttgtaataatttatttctcttttaaataaataatttatttttttctggatatattttt
Protein-coding regions in this window:
- the LOC111427505 gene encoding uncharacterized protein, whose translation is MARRQFVFVLVLASVLAVGFCDEDQQPKGERENYKRSLDKECASSYSITCFKLDVVNWVEKLNNQEDLNVLPGVSLVRESRAKANEEIVAEVAREFPNDPDARLDAFLMNKVSNYLGTHSIKLNLFDPNTARKGDGIGGGGKKGGGMGMLLAAGAMMKGTLMAVAMAALAALAGKALMTALISLMLSAIIGLKSLTSGGGKQTTYEVITKPIYSHGSSHSSSHEDYGGHGHSSYGRSFDMPLPLGLQPDYQPYKP